The genomic segment CACCCTGGCGGTTCACGCCGGTCGCCACGACTTCACGCAGCACGGCGTGCACGCCGCGCCAATCGACCTGTCGTCCACCTATCCGGTGCCCGACCCTGAAGCCGGCACCGCCAGCTACGATGCCATGGCGGCGGGCGGCACGCCCGTGGGCAGCGCCATCTATGCCCGGCTGTACAACCCGACGGTAGCGCGTGTGGAGGAGGCCATTGCCGAACTGGAGGGCGCGGAGGCCTGCGTGGCCTTTGCGTCGGGCATGGCCGCGACCACGGCCGTGCTGCTGGCCACGGCCATGGACGGCGCACATGTCGTGGCCGTGCGCCCCATGTATGGCGGGACCGATCATCTGCTCGAGTCGGGCATGCTGCCCATTCAGGTGAGCTTTGTGGCGCCGCATGAGGTGGCGTCGGCCATTCGTCCGGACACGGGTCTGGTGTTCATCGAGACGCCAGCCAATCCCACGCTGGCGCTGCTCGATATCGCCGCGATCGTCGAGGCGGCCGGCACGGTCCCGGTGCTGGTGGACAGCACCTTTGCCACACCGGTGCTGCAGCAGCCACTGCGGCACGGGGCGGCCATGGTACTGCACAGCGCCACCAAGTTCCTCGGCGGACATGGCGACGTGGTGGCCGGTGTGCTGTGCACGAGTGAAGCGCGCGCGCGTCGCCTGCGTCAGGTGCGTGTTCTCACCGGCGGCATTCTGCATCCGCTGGCGGCGTTTCTGCTGCTGCGTGGCTTGCCAACGCTGCCCCTGCGCGTGGAGCAGGCACAGCGCAACGCCATCGCACTGGCCGAACGCATCGCCTCACACGCCATGGTGTCACGCCTGCATTTCCCCGGCCATGGTGACAGCGACCCCACGGGTCTCATTGGCCGACAGATGCGCGGGCCCGGTTCACTCATGGCATTCGAGCTGCATGGCGGAACCGACGCGGCCAACGCGTTTTTGCGCGCGCTGCGTCTCATCACGCCGGCCGTGAGTCTCGGCAGCACCGATTCGCTCATTCAGCATCCGGCCGGACTCACGCACCGGCTCATGGATCCGGCGGTGCGTGAGGCGCAGGGCATTACCGATGGTCTGCTGCGCTTGTCCGTGGGCCTCGAGTCGGTGGACGCGCTGTGGCAGGATCTGCTGCAGGGGTTTGCGGCAGCGGAACAGCTGGTGATGACGGCCGCAGGACGCGGCTGACGATTGGGCTGACGCGGGAGCTGACGCTGGAGCTGACGCGGGAACTGACGCGTCAGCTCACCTCGGTCAGTGGCCCGTCGTACACCTGCAGCACATAGGTTTGCACGTCACGTGGCCACTTGGCCATGTGAGCAACGAGTCCTGCGCGATCATCGCGAAAGAGGGCTCGGGTGGCGTCTTCGTAGTGTGTACGGTCGCCCGCCAATGCCGTCATGACCGCATAGGCGGCGTCGCGACGCGCGCGCGCGGCATCGACATCGGCCTGTGCCTTGCGCGCTGCGTCGACGAGCTTGCGCAGCGCCACCGACGCACCACCGGGCTGTGACGCCAGCCACTCCCAATGGCGTGGCAGCAGCGTGACTTCGCGGGCCACCACGCCAAGCCGCGGGCGTCCCGGGCCGCGGTCAGCCCTGGGCACGGCGGCACGTGTGGCATCATGTGCGGCATTGTGTGCGGCAACACCTGGGGCGGGCAGACTCGGCGGGAGCAAACCACGCGCACTCAGGTTGGCCAGCATGGCCCGCGCGGTGCCGCGCATCTCGAGATCCACGACTCGGCCCGTGCGATCATCAAACAGCAGAATGGCATCAGCCGCACGCGCCGATTGGGTTTGCGCGTCCTGCACGTGGGTGTAGACCATCTGCGCCA from the Gemmatimonas sp. UBA7669 genome contains:
- a CDS encoding trans-sulfuration enzyme family protein, whose product is MYHVDFATLAVHAGRHDFTQHGVHAAPIDLSSTYPVPDPEAGTASYDAMAAGGTPVGSAIYARLYNPTVARVEEAIAELEGAEACVAFASGMAATTAVLLATAMDGAHVVAVRPMYGGTDHLLESGMLPIQVSFVAPHEVASAIRPDTGLVFIETPANPTLALLDIAAIVEAAGTVPVLVDSTFATPVLQQPLRHGAAMVLHSATKFLGGHGDVVAGVLCTSEARARRLRQVRVLTGGILHPLAAFLLLRGLPTLPLRVEQAQRNAIALAERIASHAMVSRLHFPGHGDSDPTGLIGRQMRGPGSLMAFELHGGTDAANAFLRALRLITPAVSLGSTDSLIQHPAGLTHRLMDPAVREAQGITDGLLRLSVGLESVDALWQDLLQGFAAAEQLVMTAAGRG
- a CDS encoding DUF2239 family protein, with the protein product MPDHADPAGGASVASYTAFRGSRRLAQGALREVAQMVYTHVQDAQTQSARAADAILLFDDRTGRVVDLEMRGTARAMLANLSARGLLPPSLPAPGVAAHNAAHDATRAAVPRADRGPGRPRLGVVAREVTLLPRHWEWLASQPGGASVALRKLVDAARKAQADVDAARARRDAAYAVMTALAGDRTHYEDATRALFRDDRAGLVAHMAKWPRDVQTYVLQVYDGPLTEVS